tgtgtgtgtgtgtgtgtgtgtgtgcgcacaccGATCTTAACCACAGAGGGGCGCATTTACACCAATTGTAAGTAAATCATATTATGAGGTACTTTATGATAATGTTTATGTTGAAACTTGTCATGTCTAGCCGAAGAGCAACgtaatgtaatgttaaaaaatatgaaaacgcATGGCTGTCATATTAAAATTAGTTAGTAAGTAACACCGTTACAATACATTTTAGGTCAACTGCCCTGTCACCGGGGTTGCCAGGTTTAGTAGAATATTTACACTACATTTATATTGATAAACATATTGAACACTTATAGACCAGAGGAGTGTGGacagaaatgtttgtaaaatacatACTTTGTATTGTATGCTAATTGTTGGTTATACTAATGTTCTCTGCAtaataatgttgaaaaaatcataaacatacattttaaaatattaaaaataattttggttaGCTTCAACTAAATATCAATATTGATATATGCcgataaatataataaaacatccACACAGCACTAAATGGCTGGAATTATTTTGTGTGGTAAGTTGAGATAAACACATAACTGGCAACCCAATTCAGTCAGAGCGCATGCAGTATTGTGCAGGAGCTGCAGACTTCCCGCAGGGATCCCAGGATTACAGACTGCTGTTTACATGGCTGACAGAAAGGAGTAACTTGGTGAACGGTGCTGCAAACACTCTGTGATCATACAGCAAGTGTCTCAGGGCACTAATTACGAAATAATGGAGCAAGAATTTGAAGACATCGATTCGTCCGGGAGATGGCAAAACCTTTACAATGTAAGTCCGGACACTGGGCCTCTCGTGTTTCTATGACGATCGGTTGCTAACTTACTTTGCTAGCTAAGTTGATAGCTAACCCGTTTacacattttccactatttGGTTACTTTTAGCCTTATGGGTGGCACATTAAGCTCTGTTAATTTACAGACTAAAACACATGGTGTAAAGGTTGTATGTGGTGCTAAAAACTTAGTAAAGGCGAATGGGAAACTAGCAATGCGCGCAAGTGTTCGCCGACTTCCGTAGCTAGAAAGCTTGTCGCTAGAAAACGTGCAGCGGTACAGTCTTCATAGTTGAGTTCAGTTAGCTAATGCTGGCTGACGCTAGCAGACGTCAGCCGCGGTTTCTGAGAATTCATCGGGACTTCCAGAGAAAAGCGCATGTGTTTTACCACCAGCTGTCCAAGGGAGcccaacatttattttataatatttatgttCCGGTGCAACTTTGGCACAAGTAATATGTAGCTCGGAACTGGAGGGTAGAGTGCAACTGGAGATGTTGTGTAGCGAACAGTTAAAATGATTAGAAGTTACAGAGAAGCACTCAACCTAAAAATACTGGTGCTACAGCGTAAACAATGAGTTTATACATTACGGCGTATTATTGATCTTGTTAAAGTGGCCAGATAAATTACGCTGATGGAGAACTCAAAAGTTAAAACAGTATAATCAGAGTATAATTTGTATATGCTGCaaagtggacttttttttttcatgtttacttTACTACAAGTGTTGAAGCTGCTCTGGTGTCTGttaaagtctgttttgttttgttttttaatttagtcGCTTTTGTTTTTATCGGTAAAACAGCTACTATTTATctgtcttttaaaaagaaagagataacACAGGTTGGTTGATCATCTTTGACCGCACCCCATACACTCAATGAAAGCTATTTGtagtaaaaacaacagcacacGGCAATATGATAAAATAGCTTGACAAATGAGAGCAAAGCAGAGCAGTACATGTCAATACAGATGACAGTCCCAATGAATCCAGCGcaaatgacatactgtattgaaggttttttatttctgtgtgtatttgcattaaTGCTGCCAGTATTACTTGCCCGCACTCCTGTCAGGCAGGAGGTATATGTCCTATGTATGTACCACTTTGTCAACAATTTGTCTCCCATTGATGTTGCCGAATAAATCAGCCTAATGAGATACTGCTAACTTTCTGCTTGTCTTCTTGTCTCCAACAGGAGATCCGTAACCAAGCCAGTGAATATCCTTACAAAGTGGCAAAACTTCCAGTGAATCGGAATTTGAACCGCTACAGAGATGTCAGCCCATGTGAGTCTCATGACAAATAAGGTTTTTAATGGAAATTCATATCACTGCGAATGACGtctttgtgatttgtgatatctTTGTGATCTCCCATCTGGTTTCAGACGATCACAGTCGAGTAAAACTTGAAAACTCGGAAAATGACTACATCAATGCAAGTTTAGTCATGATGGAAGAAGCCCAAAGAGCTTACATTCTTTCTCAGGTACAGTGTAGTACGGGCAATGTAAATGACACCGTCTACATAAGTATACTTTGAAGAAATCCGTGGGCCACTTAAAGAAGAATGTGAAGGATTTCACTTTGATGTTCTGTGAGCTTTGATAAtaactgggtttttttgttaatgagcctttctctcttttgcttccACAGGGGCCGTTGAGGAATACCTGTGGTCATTTCTGGCTGATGGTTTGGGAGCAGTGTTCCAAAGCTGTTATAATGCTCAACAGAGTCATTGAAAAGGGATCTGTGAGTACACTTTGGCACCtgtttatcattcatttatcacATATACCTTCTTGCCACTTTCTTACAAAAGTTCTGGGAGACATGTTACAAGGTGTCATATATTGACACTAACATTAAGGACAGATGTTTCTACAACACACAGATCACTTTGTATAAATTTTCTATGCTAGTTTGGCCCTAATTCATTCAAATCCTACACCTTTTTATGCGGTGTCATGAGGGTTTAGGGTTAGTGtcagtttaatgttttgtaaagcTTTTGGGCTCTGTTTATGACTATTTATGACTTGTGGAAACAAGCTGCCGAGGACTATGTAGTATAATAACACAGTACTATTGACCATAATGATCTAAAGGATAAGTAACATAATCAGATGTGATGTTTGGACATAGCACATACCTTTACACAGGTAATGGTATTTTTGTACTGATAAAGATTTATACACTAAATTCAGTGCATCTATCCTGCAATGCTTCAGTCCACACACCCTTCATAGGACTCAGAGTATGTGGCTTCCTATCCAAGACTGAGGTAATTGATTCTGTCTTAAAAGGAAAAGTGTGCACAGTACTGGCCCACCACAGAGGAGCTACAGATGTCGTTCACGGACACCGGGTTTATTGTCAGGCTACTGTCTGAGGAGGACCAATCCTATTACACAATCCGAGTGCTAGAACTGCAAAACACAAAGGTGAGCATGGGAGGGAGACTACCTTTTTAGAATCGGGAGTGGTCCAGTAGTTTGTGTGTTGAAAAGTGCTACGTTTGGGGTTCAGGAAAATTGCAGTCCATTACTAAAATAAGTTATTTTCATTGCTTCGTAGTTTGTGTGATGTATTGCATGCAGAGCTCTCTATGCAACTCTCCAGTCATAGCCATATATCCTATATCCTATTTTTCTGTCGTAGACAGGGGAGTTGAGGGAGATCTACCACTTTCACTACACCACATGGCCTGACTTTGGTGTCCCGGAATCTCCCGCCTCCTTCCTCAACTTCCTCCTCAAGGTTCGGGAGTCTGGTTCACTGAGTTCAGAGCATGGGCCCTCAGTGGTGCATTGCAGTGCTGGGATTGGACGCTCAGGGACCTTCGCCTTGGTGGACACCTGCCTGGTCCTGGTGAGAACAGGGAGGGGGGATGTCACCCCCTTGAAAGGGAAATGTTGCCTAATGTCCAAGTTAAACAAAGAGTTAAAACATTACTAAAGAGGTTCAAGTTTTGGCAAGAGAGTAAGATGAGATACTCCTGATGTTGTTATTATACATAGTGATAGCTGCAAAGGGAGAAGTTGTGGCATGTTGGTTTTCAGTGTAAATGCAGAAAGCATTTACACTGAATACCTGgtaaatgcctttttttccccccatgatGAGTAACTCTTAACCTCCTGTACTTCCATGCAAGTCTGGATAGTTTGAAAATACTTCGCTAACTCGTAGGGTCTGATGTCttgataaattttaaaattggaaAGACAAGTAGAAAATTACGTAAATACTGAATGTTACTGTATTGGCCTAAAGTAAGCATTTTCTGTGGTCATTCAACCTGTATTAACAGTTGTTTCTGTGAGAAATAATCTTCATCCACAGTATGATACTAGACAGTTGATAGGGCAAGATGACCATAAATACTCTAAGTTTTGAGATATCAGCAGTGGACATTAAGTAAAAGTCATCAATTCAAGAGATTCAGGTCTGGAAGAAGTACAGAAATTTAAAACTGTACTGACAAATCCTAGGAGAAGTAGctgcattcaaaaatgaaaGCTACGGTTCAGTTAAACCAAAACAGACCTAGAAAGGGAGCGAGATTGTGGTGGAAGAAttactcagatcctttacgtgagtaaaagtagcaatgcagcaatgtaaaaataatccattgCAAGTAAATGTACCGctttcaaaatcctacttaaataaaagtatgtaagtattatcagcaaaagtaaaagtacacagaaaaatgtcccctgtgactgatatactgtatataagattATTAGGTTGCTAATACATACTGTTGCATCAGTGTACACACTGtatagcattttactgttgtagctgctcaaCAGTTAGGTAGTTTAATTTAGCTGTTCCCAACTGAGGTGTCAGGCCCCATCCAAAGGATTACAACTTACATTGTAATTTGAAAGCTGTAGAGAAATAACATAGTTATCAGGgtcttaaatatttaataaaatatttgaaaataagatTGATTGTGTGATTACAATTTAGTCATTATAATTATGTTACCTGTTGGCAAGAATAAGTCCTTTGTTCACCTTTTACACAGTCAAAGCTGACAGTTTTAGACTCACTGCTCTAAAAAGCAGCATAATAACAGCttagttgatttatttttgattatttaatcaATTGATCTAACAGGTATGAGTCTCTGTTAAGCTGTCTGATAGTCTTTCAGTATTTAGTGAAAACATAGGCTTAACTGCAGTTTTTTCAGTTGTATTCTAAACATGATAGTCTGTTTTGCAGATGGACAAGTGGAGGAATCCATCATCAGTGGACATACAAAAGGTGCTACTGGATATGAGGGAATATCGTATGGGTCTGATCCAGACCCCCGACCAGCTCCGCTTCTCCTACATGGCTGTCATTGAGGGAGCCAAGCTCATCCTGACAGACAACTCAGCTGCACAGGTAGCTCAGTCACAAGGCTGTGGAGTAAGACTGTACTTTCAGAATGGCTCAGGCTCATATTTGAGCTGTTGTGAGATAATTTACACTTTGTTGCTGCAAACAGTAATGTTTGtggtaagattttttttttaggtatctCATTGTGTAATGTCTTCCGACAGCTCACACTTTTAGACTTGTGAATGCAGGAGGCGGTTGAGTCCTTTTTGACCACAgcagtggggccagccctataaatgcaaatgtccttgactgactgaattactgtctgactgactgattgtgTTGCACATTGATCAGCCAAATGCCATTTGACAGAGTGCTGAAGTGACACCAttggtttttgctcttttaaaattaattggcgcaaacagtttctattgcctcatcagggggtgtttacaggcactgttgccaatttagcgccttagccactagatttactgacgtttcacacccttttaattacttttcctcacaaaagtACGTAGTGACAAaactagcaactttttggacaaaccttagctactttctatAGAAGAGTGTCACCAGTGAGtgtgaggtcaggctttccctccgcaggcacaccttCCTATGTTTCTCATGCAATTGACCGtacagcagctgacaaagatgtgaatgagcttctaactttctctctgagtgatctcTTTACAGGTAAATGcaaccaaaatcacagcacagctgttgcctttaacttatgtgtagGTGATTTGGTCAGATGatgttgcagttataaaatcaggattttagctgTGCGGAGCAGGAGCTTGGAAATTGCTTGGAAGTGACtcctggttaacatgtcgtcttaatgggccgggtttcagtcactatttcatacttgttccactgtctgacaactgaaacagaaaaacgtgtaatAGAGAACATCTTTATGGGGAATTCAGCCATatcaaattactgtaaatgtgagcacagagagtaggagagaagcaaacagataaagggcgctcaagccatatactaggttttaaCTTCGTCTTGTTTGTGGAGTTTCAATCACACAAAGTCCTTTAGCAAATATGGTCCCTATCGCTAGCTACACTAGCTAGGAAACTCATCGTCACATAATGGATAAGTGTCAATTTTAGGAGAAATTAtaatgaataaatcatttttcattggtTGATCCATACATTTTATGACCCTTATCTTGGTCCAggtcaaattattttaattatatttttagaaattattGTTATGTACTGCtgggaaatactgaaaaatgtgctGTAATAGCAAATAGTAAACAGTCTTTCTAGACCATTATGTCCCTCCTACTCTCGATCATATTTTCATACTTTAGCCAGTATGATTGTGAAGCAGGTATTCAGTTGCATTCTAAGTGGTATTAATAAGGTCTTAAAAACTTAAGCCTTAAAGTGTTAACCCTGCAGaaaacctgtttttctgttcttccaATCGGTCGACAATAAATTATCTTAATAACAGAccacataaaatacaaatattgagAAACTCAAGCAGCTGCCAGTGTTGTAAAGTTTAAATTTCCGTTAGCTATTCTTAAAGGGTAGGTTCAGATTCTTTCAAGTCCATCTTAATACAGTGCTCACATGGCCATGTGTTCacagttagggttagggttacatTTTGCTTACATCTTGACTTATTATAATtgggaaagcacaggtgtaataaaattaacaatggCTCCGTTCTGTTAAAGTGTCCCAGTACGCCATGACAGCGTGACTGCGAGCCAGCATGTACAGCGCTAGAACCCTGAAACTGAGGCAGCTAAAAGAAATTTAGCCATCTCTCAGCATCAAATTATGCTTCTtgacaaaaaaactgtctttgAGACAGCTCACATAAAGCACAACTACTAAGAAACTTAAATGGTTGTGGTGAGGTTATGAAGCTTAAAATTCTGCCAAGAGCAGCTTTAATGAAATATAAGTATTATATACATAAGCTTTTTTAAGTCTGCCATTGTATCTTGTATGTAACCcatgtttctttgcatttctgtaAGTTTAGATTCCCTTTTTTAGGTCTTTAGTCCATAAactgcaaatgtgcaaaaacaagGGTGAATGTGGTCACAAAAGATTCACTATTGAGGAAATGACAGTCTTGGGTAGCTCAAAATATTTTCCTAGCCTGTCACTGTCAACAGATGaaactttgtctttctctctgccgGGAGCTGGGAGTTGGGAGGAAACTTACTGTAAattgtgtgttgtgtctttgtgtcttgtTCCCTGTAGCAAAACAAGCAGAGAGTGCTGCCCAGATCTGCCCCCTCCTTGGAGCCAGATCTgccccctccaccacctccacccaGACCTCACCTCAACGACAGCAGGCCCAACGGGCAGCCAGCACCCTGTCTGGAGCTGCAGGCCGGCTCAGGAGACCACCTGCTGGCAACAGAGCCAGACAGCCACGACCAGAACGTGGAAGAGCATTCTGGGCAGTAAGTAACACAGCTCAGGACTTCTTAAAGTGAATTTTGTCAGGTTCATTGTGAAGACAGGTGAAATGCTGTAGTTGGACTCCTCACTGTGTACAGTCATGCGATCCAAGCTCGGTTTAAAACCTTCATTCCCATCTATGCTCTAAAATTTCACTTTGAGATTACTCTTTGACTCAGATTCtaaccctcctctcctcccgaCAGTTTCACTGGTCATTCTTACGTAATAGTACTTGAATTCTCTGAAACGGTAGTGGCATGGTGTGTGATATGATGTGTTGACCACACTGTTGTTTGCTGACTGCTTTCCCTTAACTGACTCTTATTTCAGTGTCAGAAAGCGACACCGCGAAGAGAGGATTGCCAGCACCGCTCAGAAGGTCCAGCAGATGAAACAGAGACTGACCGACTCGGAGAGGAAACGAGAGAAGTGGCTGTACTGGAGGCCCGTCCTGCTCAACGTCGGTGCCGGGGCAGCTTTGGCTGTTGGCCTGCTGGTTTGCTGGTTGTACTCCCAGTGAAACCCTCTGGGTCACTTAAAACTGACTCTTACTTTGCACCAGTACCTGGGGTTAGGTACTTCTCTAAGCAGATTTAGATGATAAGATGTGCATAACTGAgggtatttatttctttaaggTCAAAATGCAGGAGCGCTAGAtcaaatgagtgtgtgtatatttttcatgtaaGATCTTAACAAACATAGTAACATCTCAGGATCTTGGTGCCAGCACGATGATttaatttctttactttttgtcaCAGTTGatgaatgtactgtatcatAGATAATTGCTTTGAAAGAAACTTACTAAAGGTGcagtacaaagaaaaaaaatattctgacaGGTTTATTTTTGCATTCTTTACTTGTAATGGTCAGATGTGTGTTGATCATCTGTggacatgttttacattttgcatttcaaaatgacTTGTGTTGACTGTCCATCCTACCATAGATACGTAGGAAGATTCCACACCCTAGAGGTCAGCTATGGagttttttccctcatttttctGTAATGAATTTTGCATTTCATACATGCATTTAGAGGTTTAGCAGAGCGCTACTTGTTCTTCCATACACATTTAGCAGGGCCTCCCAGTATGTTTCAAACTCTGCTAGAATATTAacctttaattttctgttaaataagCACATTTTTTCCATTAGTTTTGGTTGTCACATCGATCATACTGGCTGTTGGGTCCCTCACAGCTTAATGCGTGTATTCACCCACTGGATGGGTTCATATGTGTTCAGGTTATCCCACTTTAGGAAACCAAAGCAAAGCTGTCCATTTTTATTAAGATACCAGCCAGGCAAGCTGTTAAATTGTACTCCCTTTTTGTggaatgtattttctgttggatCTTTGACATAACTGACACTTGCATTGTTAGAAATGATACCAGTCAAAGCACCTCTGTGTTGCATGTGAGTTTTTAATTTGAACCCATAGTATCAccaaattgatttttaattgacTGGGACCAATCTAAAGCTATAATAGTGCAATTTAGAAGTTGGAGCAGAGCACCATGAATTGAAGAAGAGAGTCTTAGGAAAGAGTGATAGCAAACATGTCTGTACCCGTTTGTTAGCTGGTTTGAGATAGCTCTTAATGTGCCTTGAAGTGAGTTAAATGGAAAAACGTGTGCTCTGAGGTTTCCTAGCATGATCAGTACACAAAAGGGTTTATGTGAGCAGTTGTTTCccacataacaaaaataacattacatcGACTGCTTTGTAGTAACCGGAGGTGTGATACAATAAATGGTATCAGAGTTGATTGCACACCAAATGTGACATTAGCATGAACTGACTCCTGAGATGAAATGATGTGCTGGTGATTGGCAGGTTACCACTGTTTGACATGGCTTTTACTCAGCGTTAATTTAACCCAGAAAAGATATGTCTGACCATAACATTCCATTCATTCTTGTTTTCCGCATAAGATTTCAGGGGAGTTTTGTACattgctgagctgcagtgagaACATGATAGatggtgttttaaaaaaaaaaaaaaaaaaagcaaacaaacatgaaatactgattaaaataaaacattcatcttttttttttttttttttttttacctaaccCTGCTTGTCtgcctgtgttttctttaaattggtGTCAGTAAAGCAGCTTTACAGTATCCACCCACAGCTCTCCCCATCCCTCCATAATTGCATTCCGACCATGAGCTAAATCAATGCAGCCAGACTGGAGGTCTCTCAATGCAGATTCCAGGAATTGATTCAATATTTCAAGAAGAGGCCTTGCTCATATTGACTACTttagtaattttattttctcttgtctGTGGGATAGCACTGCTGTATGCAGAGGAGGAAATACCTGTTGTACATAGCTGTCCACTGAAAGAAACTGcagatttctttccttttcttgagTACTACTGAAAGTATAACCACATAAATgctatattttaatttaagaatGAAAGGGGGGAAATTTCAATTCTTTTTATAGTTTAAAACGGGTTGATATGACATTAAAAGTAGCAACAAGTAAATAGATCTTCCAGGCCTattgataaaaactacagattGTACTACAAAAGGGTCCTGTACTGGTTGTCGCAAATCGAATGCTGTTGGAGGCGACAAATAGGGCAGCCAGCGCAATCCCTGAATGAAAATGGCATATATTTCTTCAAccaatatgaaataaaagtaaGATAAAATTCCACTAAATTGAAGCGTCTCACCAGTGATATCCCGATCCACGTACATTATTTTGCTCGAGGGCAGGCTTGTGGAGGAATTGGGTTTGACCACGGACGTTGTCAGGCATCGGTACAGCCGCATTTGTGCTTGCTTTTCCGCCACAGTTCAAACTGGCAGTTGTGACTGTCAGGGTCAGGAGGTGGGATTTTGCTGAGTTACAGACgacaaatgcatacacataccAAATATAGCGCCATTAAGACAAACACAGTTGTTTATTGTTCCCGATAGTACCCTACTGCTAGCGTGACTAGCTATTAAGCTGTAAAGCTGGTCGGAGAGCATCAGCTGCAATGTCTCTGCCTCCAGAGAAAGTCTCCGAGCTCAAACAAATCATTCACAACCATCTGCTCAAGGTGAGAAAACCCGCATAACTCTAGCCTTTTATTTCTGTACGTGTCTTCGTTCTTCAATATTGTCCCTTTCCGTGCCGTGCCGTAATTCGCGACTGGTCTAAGGAGACCGGTGCGACTGTATTCAGTCGCGAATTCGCTGAGCTGCGGAAAGCCAAAGGTACACGATTAACTTTAAACGGCGAGGAGTTTATGCTAAGAGGATAATCAGATACCATTAAAGCAGGTGACAATTATGAAGCCTTCATAGGTAAACTCTGAAGTGAATGTCCCCGTGTGACGTTTGTTTAGGCA
This sequence is a window from Xiphias gladius isolate SHS-SW01 ecotype Sanya breed wild chromosome 22, ASM1685928v1, whole genome shotgun sequence. Protein-coding genes within it:
- the ptpn2a gene encoding tyrosine-protein phosphatase non-receptor type 2a, whose amino-acid sequence is MEQEFEDIDSSGRWQNLYNEIRNQASEYPYKVAKLPVNRNLNRYRDVSPYDHSRVKLENSENDYINASLVMMEEAQRAYILSQGPLRNTCGHFWLMVWEQCSKAVIMLNRVIEKGSEKCAQYWPTTEELQMSFTDTGFIVRLLSEEDQSYYTIRVLELQNTKTGELREIYHFHYTTWPDFGVPESPASFLNFLLKVRESGSLSSEHGPSVVHCSAGIGRSGTFALVDTCLVLMDKWRNPSSVDIQKVLLDMREYRMGLIQTPDQLRFSYMAVIEGAKLILTDNSAAQQNKQRVLPRSAPSLEPDLPPPPPPPRPHLNDSRPNGQPAPCLELQAGSGDHLLATEPDSHDQNVEEHSGHVRKRHREERIASTAQKVQQMKQRLTDSERKREKWLYWRPVLLNVGAGAALAVGLLVCWLYSQ